Proteins from a genomic interval of Candidatus Bealeia paramacronuclearis:
- a CDS encoding electron transfer flavoprotein-ubiquinone oxidoreductase translates to MSDESMHYDVVIVGAGPAGLSAAIRLKQLSPDLSVCILEKASVVGSQILSGCVFEPRALDELIPNWREKGAPLLTPVTHDRFLFLTKKNAIPLLTPPQMNNTGNYIISLENFTKWLGTEAESLGVEIYPGFAAVSPLIDKSGSLIGIETGAMGLDKMGEPTDLYQAGVKIYGKLTLLAEGCRGSLSKQLEKQFNLRNEAMPQTYGLGIKEIWEIDPAHHREGEVLHTIGWPLQTNTYGGSFLYHMSNSMIAVGFVVGLDYPNPYLSPFEEFQRFKLHPKIRGVFEGAKRLSYGARALNEGGFQSIPALTFPGGAVIGCAAGFLNVPKIKGSHTAMKSGMVAAEAAFEHLTKGSEFNYKDRLQKSWVWKELYQVRNIRPGFQKGLWVGLLNAAFETFITRGKSPWTLKHRADFKTTKFAEYFQKIDYPKPDNQITFDRLSSVYLSNISHDENQPCHLTLRDPERMMLVNYREYGSPETRYCPAGVYEIVKEEGRPKLQINSQNCIHCKTCDIKDPTQNINWVPPQGGSGPNYCDM, encoded by the coding sequence ATGTCTGATGAATCCATGCACTATGATGTGGTGATTGTGGGGGCTGGACCCGCAGGACTTTCTGCCGCCATTCGCCTAAAACAACTCTCGCCTGATCTTTCCGTTTGCATTTTAGAAAAAGCCTCTGTTGTTGGGTCTCAGATTCTCTCCGGTTGCGTTTTTGAGCCGAGGGCCTTAGACGAACTCATCCCCAATTGGAGGGAAAAAGGTGCACCACTTTTAACTCCCGTCACACATGATCGCTTTTTATTTTTAACGAAAAAGAACGCCATCCCTCTGCTCACCCCCCCACAGATGAACAACACAGGGAACTACATCATCAGCCTTGAGAATTTCACAAAATGGCTCGGGACTGAGGCCGAAAGTCTGGGCGTTGAGATTTATCCCGGATTTGCAGCCGTAAGTCCCTTGATCGATAAATCAGGCTCCTTGATTGGTATTGAAACGGGAGCCATGGGGCTTGATAAAATGGGAGAGCCCACGGACCTTTATCAAGCGGGCGTGAAAATTTATGGAAAATTGACGCTTTTAGCTGAGGGGTGCCGTGGATCACTCAGCAAACAATTGGAAAAACAATTCAATTTAAGGAATGAGGCAATGCCTCAGACCTATGGCCTTGGAATTAAGGAAATTTGGGAAATCGATCCTGCACACCACCGCGAAGGCGAAGTTCTTCATACCATCGGCTGGCCACTTCAAACGAACACCTATGGGGGCTCCTTTCTTTATCATATGTCAAACTCTATGATTGCCGTGGGATTTGTGGTGGGACTCGATTATCCCAATCCTTACCTAAGCCCATTTGAGGAATTCCAGCGTTTTAAACTCCATCCCAAAATCAGAGGTGTTTTTGAAGGGGCCAAAAGGCTTTCCTATGGCGCCCGCGCACTCAATGAAGGGGGCTTTCAATCCATCCCTGCACTCACATTCCCAGGCGGTGCAGTAATTGGATGTGCCGCCGGTTTTTTAAATGTGCCCAAAATAAAAGGGTCCCACACCGCCATGAAATCTGGAATGGTGGCTGCAGAAGCTGCATTTGAGCATCTCACGAAAGGTTCCGAATTCAATTACAAAGACCGACTTCAAAAAAGCTGGGTCTGGAAGGAACTTTATCAAGTACGTAACATCCGCCCTGGATTTCAAAAGGGGCTCTGGGTAGGCCTTTTGAATGCGGCTTTTGAAACCTTCATTACCCGCGGAAAAAGTCCCTGGACGCTTAAACATCGTGCCGATTTTAAAACCACAAAATTTGCAGAGTATTTTCAAAAAATTGACTATCCCAAGCCAGACAATCAGATTACTTTTGATCGATTGTCCTCCGTCTATCTCTCCAATATCAGCCACGATGAAAACCAGCCGTGCCATCTGACTTTGCGTGATCCCGAACGTATGATGCTGGTGAATTATCGCGAATACGGAAGTCCCGAAACGCGCTATTGTCCCGCTGGCGTTTATGAAATTGTGAAGGAAGAGGGTCGACCCAAGCTCCAGATTAATTCTCAAAACTGCATTCATTGCAAAACGTGCGACATCAAAGACCCCACTCAAAATATCAACTGGGTTCCCCCTCAAGGCGGCAGCGGGCCCAATTATTGCGACATGTAA
- a CDS encoding amino acid permease — MTSKFIGSVFIIAGTAIGAGMLAMPLTAGFIDYPTTLIVLFGFWSAMYYATLINLEANLRIQKGISISEITKIVFGKKSASIVLFSLGALLYALVAAYIAGQTSLIRAALPESFFSSQLLMSGVFTFLFALIIAAGIHKLDYINRGFLTLKGIFLLGMVFLLTPHIQIENWMSSVPYSWPQWSLMLPVFFTSFGFQVCIPYIVNYCNQDVKILKRAILIGTLLPFLVYALWLGVSKGILPVEGVLSFEALRAQGGGIGLFIEMLSTQSGVPNVKIFNMGYSLLAMTTSFLGVGFALYLLISEKLDSQKKSKKNIAIILSFLPPWLVVQFYPDGFVIALKYAAAFLSVFALLAPAACVWKLRAQQTETSYQAPGGKYGLILIGIIGFGFLWLGL; from the coding sequence GCTGGTTTTATCGACTATCCCACAACGCTCATTGTGCTATTTGGATTTTGGAGCGCGATGTATTATGCCACGCTCATTAATCTTGAGGCAAATTTGCGCATCCAAAAGGGAATTAGTATTTCTGAGATCACAAAAATTGTGTTTGGAAAAAAATCTGCATCAATTGTGCTGTTCTCTTTAGGGGCCCTTCTTTATGCCCTGGTTGCGGCTTACATTGCAGGACAAACGTCGTTGATTCGCGCTGCACTCCCTGAGTCTTTTTTCTCTTCGCAATTGTTGATGAGCGGGGTTTTTACATTTCTTTTTGCGCTTATCATCGCTGCAGGAATTCATAAATTGGATTACATCAATCGCGGATTTTTGACGCTCAAAGGAATTTTTTTATTGGGCATGGTGTTTCTCCTCACCCCTCATATTCAGATTGAGAATTGGATGTCCTCAGTCCCCTATTCCTGGCCGCAATGGTCTTTGATGTTGCCTGTCTTTTTCACGTCTTTTGGATTTCAAGTGTGCATTCCTTATATTGTGAATTATTGTAATCAGGACGTGAAAATTTTAAAGCGCGCCATTTTGATTGGCACACTTCTGCCTTTCTTGGTTTATGCGCTGTGGCTTGGTGTCAGCAAAGGTATTCTGCCCGTCGAAGGTGTCCTCAGCTTTGAGGCCCTGCGTGCACAAGGCGGAGGGATTGGTCTTTTCATCGAAATGCTCTCTACGCAATCAGGCGTCCCTAATGTGAAAATTTTCAATATGGGATATTCGTTGCTCGCCATGACGACCTCGTTTTTGGGGGTAGGATTTGCGCTTTATCTTTTGATTTCAGAAAAACTAGACTCTCAGAAGAAATCCAAAAAAAACATAGCTATTATTTTGAGCTTTCTCCCCCCCTGGCTTGTGGTGCAATTTTATCCCGATGGATTCGTGATAGCCCTTAAATATGCAGCAGCGTTCTTAAGTGTCTTTGCGCTTTTAGCCCCCGCGGCTTGTGTCTGGAAATTACGTGCACAGCAAACTGAGACTTCCTATCAAGCCCCTGGTGGAAAATATGGCCTCATTCTTATCGGAATAATCGGTTTTGGATTTTTATGGTTGGGGCTTTGA